In Amyelois transitella isolate CPQ chromosome 3, ilAmyTran1.1, whole genome shotgun sequence, a single genomic region encodes these proteins:
- the LOC132902733 gene encoding uncharacterized protein LOC132902733, protein MEVHDPRPRYQAARLEPLDDLEMDGEFKITTTYSNDISKKVEQKIHDGDLRGATRLLFSNDKIAPDTPETSAALLSKHPPGPSTPLFVDPPTDSSACLHASEKDVKEALASFPKGSASGLDGISPQHLIDLTSYGTGVAGNNVLTSITKLINLMLLGDVCQDVSAVIYGANLIALTKKDGGIRPIAVGSTFRRLAAKVCVRLTRHKLQNLFEPVQVGFGTRGGCEAAVHAVRTFTHSNMCEVLLKLDVKNAFNSVNRDTLLNEIKLHVPELYNFLLQCYHTPSKLVHKYNEIDSATGCQQGDPLGPAIFSLAINSIIHGLNSKLNVWYLDDGTLGGDFKTVLKDLIDIKNKFSNIDSLYLLGSPIFDEAIPSLLSKSISKFTDYSDRLTKISSHSALFVLKFCLFIPKLTYLLRCCPIWKYPTLVQPIDQLLKNKIELILNISFGEEAWTQASLPIRNGGLGIRKISCVALPAFLSSIHSTSNLVGNILKVPATTNYEIACLDEATNAWLTGPSPNLPSKLQSQRAWDSISSNFIFSSLLENSFSRDRARLLAVSRPESGHWLHAYPSPALGTFLNPLTLRVAVGLRVGAEVCVDHSCASCGVSVDRLGHHGLACSSGAGRQSRHAALNDILRRALVSADVPVALEPQIVRDDGKRPDGMSLIPWRMGRALVWDATCADTLAASYLPATSKQAGAAADARERFKTNKYSCLGTQYEFVPFGVETLGPWGKGARELHKALSKRLREATGDPRAGSFLAQRIAIAIQRGNAACHTNFWHEHRDIRNSEEF, encoded by the exons TTCAAGATCACCACAACATATAGTAATGATATCTCGAAAAAAgttgaacaaaaaatacacgACGGGGATCTTAGAGGTGCTACCCGTCTGTTGTTTTCTAACGACAAAATTGCACCAGATACACCAGAGACCTCAGCTGCGCTTCTATCCAAACACCCCCCAGGTCCTTCCACTCCTCTGTTTGTAGACCCTCCAACAGATTCATCCGCTTGTCTTCATGCTTCTGAGAAAGACGTAAAAGAAGCCCTTGCCTCATTTCCCAAAGGATCGGCGTCTGGCCTTGACGGTATCTCCCCGCAGCATTTGATAGATTTGACCAGTTACGGCACTGGAGTAGCGGGTAATAATGTCCTAACAAGCATTACCAAACTAATTAATCTTATGCTGCTGGGAGATGTCTGTCAGGACGTGTCAGCGGTGATCTATGGGGCGAATCTTATTGCCCTGACCAAAAAGGACGGTGGTATACGCCCCATTGCTGTAGGGTCTACGTTCAGACGGTTAGCTGCTAAAGTGTGCGTTCGGCTCACTCgccataaattacaaaatcttTTTGAGCCTGTACAGGTTGGTTTCGGCACACGTGGAGGGTGTGAAGCTGCAGTGCATGCCGTGCGCACCTTTACTCATTCCAATATGTGCGaagttcttttaaaactaGATGTCAAAAACGCCTTTAATTCGGTCAACAGGGATACCTTGctgaatgaaattaaattgcaTGTTCCGGAATTGTACAACTTTTTACTACAATGCTACCATACTCCTTCAAAATTAGTACACAAATATAATGAGATTGATTCGGCCACGGGTTGTCAGCAGGGTGATCCCCTCGGTCCAGCTATTTTCAGTTTGGCAATTAACTCAATAATTCAcggtttaaattcaaaattaaacgtATGGTACCTTGATGACGGAACCCTAGGTGGAGactttaaaacagttttgaaagatttaattgatataaaaaacaagttCTCTaatattg aTAGTCTCTACCTACTTGGTTCACCGATATTTGATGAGGCCATACCTTCCCTTCTTAGtaaatcaatttcaaaattcactgACTATTCGGACCGCCTCACCAAAATTAGCAGTCACTCTGCGTTATTCGTTCTAAAATTCTGTTTATTCATACCAAAATTAACTTACCTGCTCCGTTGTTGCCCTATTTGGAAATACCCCACTTTGGTCCAACCTATTGatcaacttttaaaaaataaaattgaattaatactCAACATAAGTTTTGGCGAAGAGGCATGGACCCAAGCCTCCCTTCCAATTAGGAATGGAGGCTTAGGAATCCGAAAAATTTCTTGTGTAGCCCTGCCGGCTTTCTTGTCCTCTATCCACAGCACATCTAATCTCGTAGGTAATATTCTTAAGGTCCCTGCGACTACAAACTACGAGATTGCGTGCTTGGATGAGGCCACAAATGCCTGGCTAACCGGACCGAGTCCAAATCTTCCCTCCAAGCTACAAAGCCAAAGGGCCTGGGATTCCATttcttctaattttattttcagttctcTTTTAGAAAATTCTTTTAGCAGAGATAGGGCTAGACTATTAGCCGTGTCCAGACCAGAGTCCGGACATTGGCTTCATGCCTATCCATCTCCTGCTTTAGGAACTTTTCTAAATCCCCTAACTCTTCGCGTGGCTGTCGGTCTCAGAGTCGGGGCTGAAGTCTGTGTGGACCACAGCTGTGCCTCTTGTGGGGTTTCTGTTGATCGCCTAGGTCACCATGGTCTTGCCTGCTCCTCGGGTGCCGGCCGCCAATCCCGCCATGCTGCTCTCAATGACATCCTGAGACGGGCGCTTGTCAGCGCCGACGTCCCCGTGGCCCTAGAGCCCCAGATCGTGCGAGACGATGGCAAGCGCCCCGACGGGATGTCATTGATACCCTGGCGCATGGGTCGCGCGCTGGTCTGGGACGCCACTTGCGCAGATACGCTGGCGGCGTCCTACCTCCCTGCGACCAGTAAACAGGCTGGTGCGGCGGCGGACGCCCGGGAGCGCTTCAAGACCAATAAATACAGTTGTCTTGGCACCCAGTACGAGTTCGTACCGTTTGGTGTCGAGACACTTGGTCCTTGGGGCAAGGGCGCGCGGGAGCTCCACAAGGCGCTCAGCAAACGCCTGAGGGAGGCAACAGGAGACCCTCGCGCGGGCAGCTTTCTTGCGCAGCGTATTGCTATTGCAATACAGCGCGGGAATGCTGCCTGC CATACAAATTTCTGGCACGAACATAGAGACATAAGAAATTCAGAAGAATTTTAA